The Malus domestica chromosome 10, GDT2T_hap1 genome contains a region encoding:
- the LOC114827632 gene encoding glycine-rich protein 2-like, protein MSERLSGTVKWFNDQKGFGFITPNDGGEDLFVHQSSIRSEGFRTLGDGETVEYTIEEDAGGRTKAVDVTGPEEGPVQGSRGGGGGGRGRGGGGGGYGFNGGSGGRSGGGRGGRGSGGYGGGSYGSGGGGYGGGGGGYGGGGGGGGACFKCGESGHMARDCSQGGGGYGGGGGGYGGGGRGGGGGGGASGGCYQCGESGHFARECPNRG, encoded by the coding sequence atgagTGAGAGACTGAGCGGCACCGTCAAGTGGTTCAATGACCAGAAGGGGTTCGGCTTCATAACCCCCAACGACGGTGGCGAGGATCTGTTTGTACACCAGTCCTCCATCCGATCCGAAGGTTTCCGCACTCTCGGAGACGGCGAGACGGTCGAGTACACCATCGAGGAGGATGCCGGTGGCCGAACCAAGGCTGTCGACGTGACTGGCCCAGAGGAGGGTCCCGTACAGGGTAGCCGTGGTGGCGGGGGTGGTGGCCGAGGCCGCGGAGGCGGTGGCGGAGGCTACGGCTTTAACGGTGGTTCTGGTGGACGTAGCGGTGGGGGTAGAGGTGGCCGTGGAAGCGGTGGGTACGGAGGTGGAAGCTACGGATCGGGCGGCGGTGGCTACGGAGGTGGTGGCGGGGGCTACGGAGGTGGAGGAGGTGGCGGTGGTGCGTGCTTCAAGTGTGGCGAATCCGGACACATGGCTAGGGACTGCTCTCAGGGAGGTGGAGGCTACGGCGGCGGTGGAGGCGGCTATGGCGGTGGCGGACGCGGCGGTGGAGGAGGCGGAGGTGCTTCCGGAGGCTGTTATCAGTGTGGTGAGTCGGGCCATTTCGCAAGGGAGTGCCCGAACAGGGGTTAA